Within the Mauremys reevesii isolate NIE-2019 linkage group 2, ASM1616193v1, whole genome shotgun sequence genome, the region GGAGTTAGCAAAGAAAACTGAAGATGCTGCCCGGCAGCAGGAAGAGATCACCCATCTTCTTTCTCAGATAGTTGATCTGCAGAAAAAGGCAAAATCTGTAAGCAATACTGTTTATTACACCCCTCAGGAACTTTTCCTTTCTCTCCCATATGTGGCAGTTTTGTTTGACTTAAATCTCTTGCATGGtcattttttaatgtaaaaagcaGACCTGCCTTTAAGGTTTTTCTTATAGAAAGATATGGATACCTGATTTACCCATTTCATATTCAATATAATGCATCAAAAACAATGGTTAAATTCATCTTGAGTAATTAGAGGTGATATTCTGACATAGACTTCAGCAGGGTAGGATTTCACCATAGGTGTTTCAGATAGAGGATATCCATTGATTTCCCAGAGCCTAGATGTGAATTTGggaggagagaaatattttaatacTGGATGCAGTCTCATGACCATTTAGTCAATGCAGATacatatatacacctctaccccgatataacatgaattcagatataacgcagtaaatcagcactccgggggggcgggactgcgcactctggcggatcaaagcaagttagatataacgcggtttcacaaataacgcagtaagattttttggcttctgaggacagcgttatatcggggtagaggtgtaatataaATGTCCCGCTGGAAGGAGAGTGGGAGAATTTCACTATTCACATAATTAACAGTTGTCCTGGAAAAAAACATGTAATCATTGTATTAATGTGTCTACCACTGTTTGGTATACTTCAGTGTGCAGTCGAAAATGAAGAACTTGTCCAGCATCTGGGAGCAGCTAAAGATGCCCAGCGTCAGCTCACGGCAGAAGTAAGTATCATGGGTAATACTAGAGTGATTTGGTAATAGGACAGCAGCTTTTCACTTCTAAATTAGCAATTTAATCCAACCAAGACTGATAATGACAAAAAAAGCTTTCGGCCCCTCATGACTggtctatgtgaaatgagttctTGGTCCCAGTCCATTTCTCAATGCAACAATGCATTCCTCTCAGACAGGTCCCTGTTCCCATAAACATATGTATCAGTGTGTCCGCGAGCACACACAATTGACATGAAATGGCAGTCTTGTTAGCCATCTTGGGAAAACAAGGATTGAAATGGGGTAAGAGGTATAACTACCTTCTGCACCTGTCGTGGTTGGCACCTTTAGGTTATGGGTTAGGCCTATTAGCAGAGTGAGGGACAACCTGGGGAAATTTGCTCTTACTGTACTCACAAAGAACAATCCAAAATTTGCATATAAATACAGCATTTGTTCTCTTTTTAAACAGTTTCCCACTCCCAGTAGTTACAGTAATTGTGGCACTTGCAGGGCAATTGTGCGGCCCACAGTGTGTAGGAATCTTTCTGACTATGCTTGTTACAGTTGCGGGAGCTGGAAGACAAGTATGCAGAGTGCATGGAAATGCTTCATGAGGCGCAGGAGGAGCTGAAGAACCTTCGGAACAAGACGATGCCAAATGCCATATCACGTCGCTACCACTCACTAGGCCTCTTCCCCATGGTGAGAAGATGTTTAAATGTGCTTGTACAGTGCCCCGCGTAATGGGTTTATGATCAGCGTGAAACCTCAAAGCGCtacaacaatacaaataatgaaaaaaaacacTACATAAAAATTTTCCAGAGCAATTTTGCCGTGTTACACTGGTATGGATCTCTGAAGTAATTCCATGATGTCAGTGGCACAGATTTACCAAGTGACTGCAGTGAAGATGTGTgagagttataccagtgtaactaaggagcagaatctggctctctgTCATTTTCTCCATTTCTCACTGTTTCCCCATTTCCCACTATCGAGAGAGAGCAATAAAAAACTTCTTGTGACTAGAGCATCTTCGTACACACATAGAAGATCCCCAGTAAAGTTTGTAGTTTGCTTTTTTTACATTTCCTTTTTAATATCAAGTATGGGCCAATTTAAAACACATTTAAGATCCAGGTCTCCTCAAATACAAATACTGGTTATTGTACAAATGCAGCTGGTAGCTTCTTGTGAAATGCATAAGCTAAGAAGGAATTGTATGCtttgttacattttttttttccccaaaggattAATTAGTCAGGGAAAAGAAAATCACTTAGGATGTTGGATGGTAAACATTTAATAGACTTGGGGACTTACTAGCATTTAACTAAGCAATAATAAAAATTTGGTCCATTTTAGGGAATTAGTGTCCAGCTGTAAAAACTTGATGGCCCAAAGTCCAGCCCAGAGCTTTTAAACACTGCTGAGACACTAATAACCTTGGAAATACATTGTGCGGAGGTAGTCATTACGATTTTATAAGCagtacattaaaaaagaaaacctaTGAATATATTCTAGTTTTAGTGTGTGAAAGAAAAAGTGGGGGGAAACCCCACCCACTCTACTATTAAATATGTAATGACTTGTACATGAAGGGAAGCATGATTTTATGCCAGAAATacaggactggaagtcaggagatgTAGGTTCTGTTATCACCTAAACACATACATTTTCTTGACATCTTTgagaaagtcacttaacctctctgtacctCCATTTCCTCATCTCATCTTCTCTACCTTGCAGTGGCATTGTGATGCCATTTGCAataatgtttataaagcactcATCCGATGGTAGGCACTATAGAAGTACAAATAGTAATTAGTATTTGTTCTTACATCGGCTATTCAGATTTTTTGATTAGTCTACCAACACTgaaatctgtttttaattttaGAACTTCTTTTCTTGCTAGAAATCTAGAAATCTTACTAAATTGTGGGAATATTAATTTCATGATATGACaagagtttgtttgtttttgatagGACTCTTTGGCAGCAGAGATAGAAGGATCAATGCGAAAAGAACTGCAACTGGATGAGCCAGACTCTCCTGACATAACGTAGGATCAATACAAGTGGTTCCtatattctgttttttttttaaaaaaattgatgcaGTTGATTGTATCCAAAATGTATTGCCATTTGACAGAAGAATAGTGACCCCAGGGTGAAATGAAGAATCTTTCTAAATCCAGTTCCTAGTGGGACTGCTGTCCACATTACAAAAATTGTCATCGCTGTAGATGCTTGCTTGTTTTTCCAAGAAAAGACAGTAGGCCTGGAAGCTGAGCTGCCTTCTCATCCCTAGAGGTGGTTCCTCTAGATCAGGGTTGAGGAACATTGACGTGGTTTGGGGAAACTTTCACTGTTGTGGATAAAGGACTCTCATCTTCAATGTTGCTGTCTTACATTTTTCAGTAGTGCTAaccccatattttaaaaagataaatttaaaaataaagcagtCTTTTAGTGAAACATGGAGCCATCAAATCCTTTTTTCTCCAGAAAGTATGCAGGCTGAAAGCATGACTTGTCAGCTGTGTCATGCATTTTGAATGGGTGCATTTAACATGTTTCCTCATTTTCCTGTTTCATTCTAAATGTGAAGTTTACAAGGGGTCCTGCTCTATAAGAGCCTTTTTAATACAAGAGATACAACCATGCCACTTGATAGAACACTTTAGGTGACCTGACACATTATAATACAGTTTGGGCTTGCCTGTGTAGAGCTGATTTAAATTGTGTTAAAACCACTTTACAGATTTCTATAGATCAGGTTAAAAGGTTGCAACATCCTTTGGTCTCGTCTACATAGGCAAGACCAAAGTGTTTAATAACACTGCCACCTGGCACTGTAAAATCTGCTATGTAAATTTGCCCTATGAGTTCTTGTAAACTTCTCTTTGTTGGTCTTGTGGAAGATGAGATTAAATAGCTAAATTGGAGGTTTGGAAGGAAATGTTTGGTGTCTTGTCCATAATCATTGGGCAGGGGTAGGAGTGGAAACCTATTGCCTGCTTGTTTTTTTGTAGGTCCTCCTGAAGGAAGGTATGACAAGATGTGATCTTTTAATGATACATTTCCCCCTGAAATGATTGCTTTAATTCTTATGTGATGGAAATGTGTATACTGAGACAGGGAGTGAAAGGGATAATCTTGAACTGTTACCCTATTAGACTTGCTTGAGTAATGatttggggtgactcacttgggCTCCTCTCTTCACTAGGGAGCAATAGCAGAAATTCCCATCAGTGTGCTCACTGATTGTGCATCTCAAGTGAGAGTCTTCATGCAGACAAGGCCTCATCACATTCTGGCATTTTTTCCTCCCATGTCCATTAAACCTGTTAAGAGTGGTAGCAGCAGTGATAATATATTTATCTAAAATTCCCAACTGTAAACAAGATCTTGGTTTGAGGTGAGGTGAGTGCAGCACTATTGTTCATTCCAGAGCCTAAATCCATTGTAGACCAAGGTTGGTACCACTTGACAAGGCCTTTTCTTTTCTGTCAACTGATGTAAATTGTATATAATCTGCACCAAGTTTAAGCAGCCTACACTTTTATTAATAGGTGAGGTAATTTGAAGTAAACTAATGTTAATTAGGAGAACCTGATAGAACTGTATCCTGACTTAGCCTGAGCTAAGAAGCCAAAGAAGGGAGAGATAGTGGAAGATGAAGCCCTGATTCGACAGAACACTTAACTTCAAGTACTTTAAGTGCACCTTGAGTCTGAGCCTATAAGCAAAAATGAAGCTTGAACAAAATGAAGCCATGTGTTTCTCATACAAACGCCATGGGACCtgatttcccccacacacactgatgtaactccattgaggCCTGACTTACATTTGTCTGAATGAAAAGAGACTCAAGCTCCATTCGTATAGGTCAGACACCCCAAAAATAAGTTTGTAGGTCTTATTTAATGTACTTCTTCATCCACAGATTTTTACTGCGTGTAATTAATGTTTTGTGCCACCACTACCAACCCCCTCCAGTTATTTGTCAGTGAAATATTATCTGTATTATCCACTCTGTCTCTTTACATTCCCTCTGTTGTATGTTTGCCCTTGTTAATAGTGaacaaaaaaaaagggcaaaaaatCCTCTTGGACAACATTGCACTATTTTAGGGCTGCTCGCACTTTTGTGAGATACTTAAGGCATGTTATTGTAGATCTTCTGCACTAAGAACACAGCTGTTCAATACTCACCAATTGGACAAACAAATATGAATAATAACAAAGAGCTCGTGTGAATCTCCCGATTAATTATTATACCCTTGCAATCTAACTGTGGAAAAtggaagctggggtgggggggtggaatgAAAGGAGAGGCTCCATAAGTGTGTAGTCTGAGTGCTGGTTGAACCATGTGGTGGGGCCTCTTGTGACATGCCACCTGCGGTagaacaggtttatttttttaatctctcaaaACTTCCCCCCTTATTTAACTCTTGAATGAAAACAGTTATAAAGTCAGGAGGACTatggaaaaagagaaagagaacttTAAAAGTAAGTCAGAATTGAGGCTTACCAGCCTTGACAGCATTTCTCTACTGACTTGCTGCATCCTCTCCCTGCATATgaaataaactattttaaaaaaaagacaaggtTACAATAGGCCAAGACCTAATGTTTCAAAATTGAATTGTACTTCAGAATTTATGAGAGAATGTTACATAGTTTGGCTTGAATGTTGTTTTGGCACAAATCATGTTTTGGAAACTTGACTATTGCAAGTATCAGACCCAAAGTATGTTAGGAAAGGTGTCAAGACTGGATGTGTAACTGTGATATAATTGATCAATACTGAGCCATGCCTGTTTCTCTGATATTCAGTGTTTTAAGGCACAGTTTTTCTTGGTGTTGTGGTTACTGACTGTCCGTGTATTTTATCAGTCACCAGAAGCGGGTCTTTGAGACTGTGAGAAACATAAACCAGGTTGTCAAGCAGAGATCCCTGACTCCGTCTCCAATGAATATCCCAGGATCTAACCAGTCTTCTGCAATGAACTCAGTCATTTCTAGCTGTACCAGCACTCCACGTTCCAGTTTCTATGGGGGAGACATCTCCAACAATGTGATAGACAACAAGACCAATAGCATCATTCTAGAAACAGAATCCTCTGACGTTGGGTCAGTACTACCTAGCTAGGCTGCACTATTGTTTTCTAATATATATGAGGCAGGCAAAGCATTtaaatgtttctctctctttcctttaaaTCATTTGTCACAGTTAACATAATGGCCTACATTTTATAAAGTTACTAGATGGTGTGCATCAATGTTTGAGCACTCAACTTGAGACAGCATGATAaagggagcctgattttcagtgcAACAGAATGAGGCATCTAAAatgactagtcacttttgaaaatgcaagCAAACATTCTTAACAAATGACCAGTTTGATTTGACATGTGAGAGGTTTGTTCTACATGCAGTTACAGCTAACTCTCTTGATCCTAAAGAAGGTGAAGGTGACTTCTAAAAACTTGTAAGTAAAACTAGTCAGGGCCTTGCTTTTCATTCAGTATTTGTTTTTCCCCAGAATGCTTTACAACACAGAGCATACTTTCTAGTAAAATGCTTATTATTAAAACAGTTCCTAAAACAAGAATTGGAAACCATTTTAAAGACAAGTGTGTCCTCTCAGACTTCACTGTAAGATTAGCATATTTGAGATGTGACAGGTGTAAAACGGTGGTGGTGGTTGAATGCCTGGGAAATAGTAGATGAATTTTAAGCTGTTTtaagcttttttctttcttttttttcctgttgtatTTAGAAATGAAGACAAGAATAAGAAGCCTGGAACTCCGGGGACACCTGGTTCTAGTGACTTGGAGACAGCTCTTCGAAGGCTGTCCCTTCGGCGAGAGAATTACCTCTTAGAGCGGAGGTTCTTTGAAGAAGAGCAGGAAAGGAAGTTGCGGGAACTGGCGGAGAAGGGTGAACTCCATAGTGGTTCCATTACACCAACAGAAAGCATCATGTCATTGGGAACTCACTCCAGGTTTTCAGAATTCACTGGATATTCAGGAATGTCCATCAGCAGTCGCTCCTACCTGCCAGAGAAGCTTCAGATTGTGAAGCCCCTTGAAGGTGAAAATAAAGGGCCTCGGCCTTTATCTGTTCTTCTTAGTGACTCTCTGTGGTCTCTTATCCATCACCGGAAAGCAGGAAATCTCTGTAATACGTACTCTTTTTACTTTAGAGATAGTCATCCTCGTTGTTGGTTTGAActcttttaaaactaaaataaatttCCCCATAAGCCTTAAAAGAAGGTTAATTGCATAAAAACATAAATCACACCACACAGAGTATAGTCAAGAACACATAGTTCAAAATACTTCAGTAGAGCCGACATATAACTGAACTGAATCCTACTACTAATGTTTCATGCATATCATGTATGCATAGAGTATTGGGgtgttgcaggggagttgtgACAGTATCTAAATTCATCAGAGCAGACCTGGGGAGCATCAGACCCAATCCTGAAAACAGGTATGCATGTTAATATTTTTATTCTCACAAGTAGTCCTGTTGGTTTTGATGAAACTGCTGACATGAGtaagtaagtgtttgcaggattgagtctcAACATTTTTATCTCTGGGCCTGAATTCAAAAACTGTAAAGGCTTTGGTCTCACATGTAAATGACTTGTTAGATCTCAGCCAAGCTACTTATATTTCTCCCCATCAAAAAACAAAGCAAGGTAATTGGTGGTCTGTACTCAGGACTAGAATATCAGTGTTGTTGCTTTTCAGGGCTTAAAGCACGTTTCCATCAATTGTTGTGTGTGCCTGGCTCTGTTGAATGCTTCCAGTTTTCATCA harbors:
- the TRAK1 gene encoding trafficking kinesin-binding protein 1 isoform X6; amino-acid sequence: MTKTYNDIDAVTRLLEEKERDLELAARIGQSLLKKNKSLTERNEFLEEQVEHIREEVSQLRHELSMKDELLQFYTSAAEESEPESICSTPLKRNESSSSVQNYFHLDSLQKKLKDLEEENVVLRSEACQLKTETITYEEKEQQLVNDCVKELRDANIQISSISEELAKKTEDAARQQEEITHLLSQIVDLQKKAKSCAVENEELVQHLGAAKDAQRQLTAELRELEDKYAECMEMLHEAQEELKNLRNKTMPNAISRRYHSLGLFPMDSLAAEIEGSMRKELQLDEPDSPDITHQKRVFETVRNINQVVKQRSLTPSPMNIPGSNQSSAMNSVISSCTSTPRSSFYGGDISNNVIDNKTNSIILETESSDVGNEDKNKKPGTPGTPGSSDLETALRRLSLRRENYLLERRFFEEEQERKLRELAEKGELHSGSITPTESIMSLGTHSRFSEFTGYSGMSISSRSYLPEKLQIVKPLEGSATLHHWQQLAQPHLGGILDPRPGVVTKGFRTLDLDLDEVYCLNDYEEDETGDISYKGLTTSTPIQHTQTSVHHPGKCMSQTNSTFTFTTCRILHPSDELTRVTPRSCEEEDETALCHVMLRGDIGQTL